A window of Juglans regia cultivar Chandler chromosome 7, Walnut 2.0, whole genome shotgun sequence contains these coding sequences:
- the LOC108981303 gene encoding 2-alkenal reductase (NADP(+)-dependent)-like, whose product MPKVGDEASNKQLIFRDYVTGLPKESDMYVTTSTIKLKVPEGFHGVLVKNLYLSCDPFMRLRMPRVTLNGYSSSYTPGAPLTGYGVAKVLDSGHPDYKAGDLVWGITGWEEYSLITPTEGLKSLEQGLKKIQHTDVPLSYYTGLLGMPGMTAYAGFYELCSPKKGEYVFVSAASGAVGQLVGQFAKLLGCYVVGSAGSKEKVDLLKNKLGYDDAFNYKEEHDLDAALKRYFPEGIDIYFDNVGGKTLDAVLLNMRVHGRIAVCGMISQYNVHQQPEGVQNLTCLLFKRIHMVGFSVLDHHQLYPKFIETVLPYIKEGKIVYVEDMVEGLESGPAALVGLFSGRNVGKKVVVVARE is encoded by the exons ATGCCGAAGGTTGGAGACGAAGCGAGCAACAAACAGCTAATATTCAGGGACTATGTCACCGGTCTTCCCAAGGAATCGGACATGTACGTGACGACTAGTACCATAAAGTTGAAGGTTCCCGAAGGTTTCCATGGTGTCCTTGTAAAGAACCTCTACTTGTCCTGCGACCCCTTCATGCGACTTCGAATGCCACGAGTCACTCTTAATGGATACAGTAGTTCTTATACTCCTGGTGCT CCGTTAACTGGGTATGGGGTGGCTAAAGTTTTGGATTCTGGGCACCCAGACTACAAGGCAGGTGACTTAGTTTGGGGGATTACTGGATGGGAAGAGTACAGCCTAATCACCCCAACCGAAGGCCTGAAAAGTCTCGAGCAAGGCCTGAAAAAGATTCAGCACACTGATGTACCCCTTTCCTACTATACTGGACTTCTTG GGATGCCTGGTATGACTGCTTATGCTGGTTTCTATGAGCTCTGTTCTCCTAAGAAAGGAGAATATGTCTTCGTTTCAGCAGCATCTGGTGCAGTTGGTCAGCTTGTTGGACAATTTGCAAAATTGTTGGGCTGTTATGTTGTTGGAAGTGCTGGGAGTAAAGAAAag GTTGATCTGTTGAAGAACAAGTTGGGTTATGATGATGCTTTCAATTATAAGGAAGAGCATGACTTGGATGCAGCTTTGAAAAG GTATTTCCCAGAAGGCATCGACATTTACTTCGACAATGTTGGAGGCAAAACACTCGATGCAGTACTTTTAAACATGAGAGTCCATGGCCGCATTGCTGTATGTGGAATGATATCGCAGTACAATGTTCATCAGCAGCCTGAAGGTGTGCAAAATTTGACGTGTCTCCTATTCAAGCGAATCCACATGGTAGGATTCTCAGTTTTGGATCATCATCAACTCTATCCCAAGTTCATAGAAACTGTGCTGCCTTACATCAAAGAAGGGAAGATAGTGTATGTGGAAGACATGGTTGAAGGCCTTGAGAGTGGTCCAGCTGCTCTTGTTGGCCTTTTTAGTGGTCGCAATGTTGGAAAGAAAGTAGTTGTCGTTGCTCGCGAATGA